The genome window ATCAAATCATTCAGATCACGTTTGGGCACATGATGCACGCCCTTGTCATCACGCCAATATTTGATGCTTCCGTCCTCCGGAAGCGGCTCGACGGTCACGTGTTCTGCGGGCACGCCCAGGGCGAGCACCAGCAAAATCTCATGGTTTTGGGGGATACCCAGGATGGCTGAAAGCCTTTCCCGGTTGACACTACCGAGCATGCAGCCGCCGTATCCCATGGAAACGGCGCCGAGCATGATGGTCTGGGCCGCGATGCCCTGATCGCCCCAATCCTCCTTTGTCAGTTCACGGTCAACACAGATGACCACATAACCGGTGGGACGCTCTCCCTCGTCCGGACCGGGCCAATGGGGCAGGTAACCTGCCCAGCCGAGGGTCGGAAACACTTCGGCGCATTTCTCCTCGTCGGCGACAAGCACGAAGCGCAGGGCCTGCAGATTGCGGGCGCAGGGCGTCAGTCTAGCCAGGGCCACCAGTTCCACGAGATCATCCATGGAAACCGGGTGGTGCCGGGCAAAACGACGATAGCTTCGATTTTTCTCGACGAGTTCGCGAAAATCCATTTTCCACTCCCCTCTTGGGTTGAACACAGGTTTAGTAAAGGATTACGATCATGCCTGCAACGTCATTTCAATTATATACCCTGACCGAAAAAACTCCATGACGGGAAAAACTGCCTGCGGGCAGACACGCCGCGCTTGACAGCCGAGAGACAACTGTTGCATGTTCCCTGCATGATCAAACTGTTTTTCTTCCGTTTTTTCTTTTTTATGGACCTAACATGAGGATGCTCGTGGAGTAGGAAAGACGGATAATTACCGACGATCAAGGGCCACGGGCATCCTGCCAGTGGCCCTTTTTTATTTCAGTTCTGGCGAATCATCAAAGGAGGAATCGGGATGATTTACGATGTGGACAATGAGACCCTGCCGAGGGAGGACCTGGAGAAACTCCAGCTCAAACGGCTCAAGAACCTGTGCGAACGGGTCTACAACAACGTGCCGTTCTACAGAAAACGGTTTGATGAGCTGGGCATCAAGCCGGCGGACATCAAGAGCCTGGAAGACGTGAGGCACCTGCCCTTCACCGAAAAGCAGGACCTGCGCAACCAGTATCCCTTCGGCATGTTCGCCGTGAGCCGCGACAACATCGTGCGCATCCACTCCTCCTCCGGCACCACGGGCAAGGCGACCGTGGTCGGGTACACCAAGCGCGACATCGAGAACTGGGGGCATCTCATGGCCCGCTGCTTCGTGGCCGCTGGGGCGACCTCCAAGGACATGATCCACAACGCATACGGCTACGGCCTGTTCACCGGCGGCCTGGGCGCCCACTACGGCGGCGAGACCCTGGGCGCGGCCATGGTCCCCGTCTCCGGCGGGGCCACCCGCAGGCAGGTCATGCTGCTCAAGGACTTCGCCCCCACCGTCATCTGCTGCACCCCCTCCTACAGCCTGTTCCTGGCCGAGACCGCCGAGGAGATGGGCATCGACATCAGGGAGCTGCCTCTCAAGATCGGCATCCTGGGCGCGGAGCCCTGGACCGAGGAAATGCGCAAGGACATAGAAAAACGCCTGGGTATCACCGCCATCGATATCTACGGCCTGTCCGAAATCATGGGCCCCGGCGTGGGCATCGAATGTCACGAGGCGCAGGACGGCCTGCACATGATGGAAGACCACTTCCTCGTGGAAATCATCGACCCGGCCTCGGGCGAGCCGCTGCCCCCGGGCGAAACCGGCGAACTGGTCATCACCACCCTGACCAAGGAGGCCATCCCCCTGATCCGCTACCGCACCCGGGACCTGACCTCGCTCAACGTCACCCCGTGCAAATGCGGCCGCACCACGGCGCGCATGCAGCGCGTCACCGGCCGTAGCGACGACATGCTCATCATCCGCGGCGTGAACGTGTTCCCGTCCCAGATCGAATCCATCCTCATCGAGACCGAGGGCCTGACCCCGCACTACCAGCTCATCATCGAGCGCCAGGGCAACATGGACACCCTCACGGTCAACGTGGAGGTGACCGAAGGCATGTTCTCGGACGAAATTAAAAATTTACAGCGCCTTGAATCCAAGGTACAAAAGAACATTAAGGAATTCCTCGGCGTCACGGCCCGAGTGAAGCTCGTGGAACCCAAGGGGATCGAGCGTTCCGTCGGCAAGGCCAAGCGCATCATCGACAAGCGCAACGACTAGGAAACCATTCACCCGTAAAATACAGCGAGGAGAGCCATGAAAGTAGATCAGCTTTCCATATTTCTGGAGAACCGCGCAGGCCGCTTGGCCGAGGTCACCCGCATCCTGAACGAGGCCGGGGTGAATATCCGCGCCCTGTCCCTTGCCGACACCTCGGACTTCGGCATTTTGCGGCTCATCGTCTCCGACTTCGAGACCGCCAAGACCAAGCTCAAGGAAAACGGCTTCACCGTGGGCCGCACCGCAGTGGTGGCCGTGGAGGTCAAGGACGAGCCGGGAGGACTGCACGCCATCCTGTCCATGCTCCAGGAAGCGGACATCAACGTGGAATACATGTACGCCTTTGTGACCCAGAGCGGGGACAGCGCCGTACTCATCTTCCGTTTCGACCGGACCGACCAGGGCATCGAGATGCTCCAGAAAAACGGTTTCACGATCATCCCCGGCGAAAAGCTCTACACCCTGTAGCAGCCGCCCAAAGCAAACAGAGGGAGCCGGGATTCCGGCTCCCTTTTTTTTATTAGCCATGAAAGCAGTCGGAATACTCCAGCGCCACGGCGAATATG of Salidesulfovibrio onnuriiensis contains these proteins:
- a CDS encoding phenylacetate--CoA ligase family protein, with amino-acid sequence MIYDVDNETLPREDLEKLQLKRLKNLCERVYNNVPFYRKRFDELGIKPADIKSLEDVRHLPFTEKQDLRNQYPFGMFAVSRDNIVRIHSSSGTTGKATVVGYTKRDIENWGHLMARCFVAAGATSKDMIHNAYGYGLFTGGLGAHYGGETLGAAMVPVSGGATRRQVMLLKDFAPTVICCTPSYSLFLAETAEEMGIDIRELPLKIGILGAEPWTEEMRKDIEKRLGITAIDIYGLSEIMGPGVGIECHEAQDGLHMMEDHFLVEIIDPASGEPLPPGETGELVITTLTKEAIPLIRYRTRDLTSLNVTPCKCGRTTARMQRVTGRSDDMLIIRGVNVFPSQIESILIETEGLTPHYQLIIERQGNMDTLTVNVEVTEGMFSDEIKNLQRLESKVQKNIKEFLGVTARVKLVEPKGIERSVGKAKRIIDKRND
- a CDS encoding ACT domain-containing protein — its product is MKVDQLSIFLENRAGRLAEVTRILNEAGVNIRALSLADTSDFGILRLIVSDFETAKTKLKENGFTVGRTAVVAVEVKDEPGGLHAILSMLQEADINVEYMYAFVTQSGDSAVLIFRFDRTDQGIEMLQKNGFTIIPGEKLYTL
- a CDS encoding nitroreductase family protein — protein: MDFRELVEKNRSYRRFARHHPVSMDDLVELVALARLTPCARNLQALRFVLVADEEKCAEVFPTLGWAGYLPHWPGPDEGERPTGYVVICVDRELTKEDWGDQGIAAQTIMLGAVSMGYGGCMLGSVNRERLSAILGIPQNHEILLVLALGVPAEHVTVEPLPEDGSIKYWRDDKGVHHVPKRDLNDLITAKY